The Candidatus Methylomirabilota bacterium genome has a segment encoding these proteins:
- a CDS encoding SRPBCC family protein — MPDHVIETRFWLPRPRADVFAFFADPQNLARVMPRLRWRVPPPPLEAGAVLDFRLSVLGIPTSWRMVVREWDPPYRFVDALVRGPFARWEHRHRFLEGPGSEAPGGPPGTWVEDRVTYRLPGGPLGVALDGLGASARINEAFARRAERIRALLG; from the coding sequence ATGCCGGACCACGTGATCGAGACGCGTTTCTGGCTGCCGCGACCGCGCGCCGACGTCTTCGCCTTTTTCGCCGACCCGCAGAATCTCGCGCGCGTGATGCCGCGGCTCCGCTGGCGCGTGCCGCCGCCGCCCCTGGAGGCGGGCGCGGTGCTCGACTTCCGTCTCTCCGTCCTCGGGATCCCGACCTCGTGGCGAATGGTCGTACGCGAGTGGGACCCGCCCTACCGCTTCGTGGACGCGCTCGTGCGCGGGCCGTTTGCCCGCTGGGAGCATCGCCACCGCTTCCTGGAAGGGCCGGGGAGTGAGGCGCCGGGGGGCCCGCCGGGCACCTGGGTGGAGGACCGTGTCACGTACCGCCTGCCGGGCGGGCCGCTGGGCGTCGCTCTCGATGGACTCGGCGCGAGCGCACGGATCAACGAGGCCTTCGCCCGCCGCGCCGAGCGAATCCGGGCGCTGCTGGGCTAG